The DNA region CACGGCGCCTGGGTGAGATATTGCTGGGCGGCGTTCAGCATCGCGCCCCACGATGGAGTGGGAGGCTGCGTGCCCAGCCCGAGAAAGCTCAACGTGGCCTCGGTGATGATCGCCCCGGCGACGTTGAGCGACCCCTGCACGACGATCGGGGCGAGACTGTTGGGCAACAGGTGGCGCCAGATGATCCGCCGGTCGGCCGCGCCCAAGGCCCGAGCGGCGTCCACGTACTCCCGCTCCCGCTCGGTGAGCACCTGCGCGCGCATGATCCGCATGAACACCGGCGTGAGCACGACCGCGATCGCGACCATCGCTTTGGCGAGCCCCGGTCCGAGGACCGCGGCGACGGCGAGCGCCAGGATGAGCGGAGGAAACGACAGCATCGCATCGGTCAGCCGCATGAGGAGATCGTCTAGACGGCCGCGGTAGAATCCCGCCACGATCCCCAGCGGCAACCCGGCGGCGATGGCCAGGCCGACCGAGACGATGCCGGCCTCGAGCGAGGCCCGGGATCCGAAGATGATCCGGCTCAAGACGTCGCGGCCCAACTCGTCCGTGCCCAACAAGTGGCGCGGGCCGGAAGGCTGAAGGTACGCGGTGAAGTCGGTCTTGACCGGAGAAGCGGGGGCGATCCACGGCGCGAGCAGCGCCATGAAGACGATCACGAGGAACAGGAGGAACCCCACGAGGGCCAGCCGGTTGCGGGCGAACCGGCGCACGAGGTGCTTGACGCCGCGCCGCTCGACGGCGCGCCGCCCGACGCTGGGGATCGCCTCAACGGCGACGGTCACGGCCGGGCTCCGGCCAGCTTGATACGCGGGTCGATGAGGGAGTACACGACGTCCACCAGGAGGTTGATCAAGAGGATCGAGAACGCGCTGAACAGCACGACGCCTTCGAGCATTTGATAGTCGCGGCCGTAGATCGACTCCACCGCCAGCCGGCCGAGCCCCGGGAGCGCGAAGATCGACTCGGTGATGACGGCGCCCCCCAGCAGCGTGCCCAATTGGATCCCCATCACGGTGATGACGGGGATCACCGCGTTCCGAAGCGCGTGCCGGATGAGCACGACCCGCGCGCCGAGCCCCTTGGCGCTCGCAGTTCGCACGTAGTCCGCGCCCAACACCTCCAGCATGCTGCTGCGCAGCTGCCGCATCACGACGGCGGCGAGCACGACGCCTAAGACGAAGGCCGGCATCACGATCGTCCTGAGGTTGCGGCCGAGGTCTTGGGCAGGCGAGACGTACCCCGACGCCGGAAGCCAGCGCAGGTTGACGGCGAACAGGTAGATCAGCATGATGCCGAGCCAGAAGTTCGGAATGCTGAGCCCGGTCAGCGCCACCGCGGAGGCGGAGTAGTCCACGACCGTCCGCCGGCGCCACGCCGCGAGCACCCCGGCGGGGATCGCGATCGTCCAGGCGATCAATAGCGCCCCCGCGGCGAGCTCGGCGGTGACCGGGACCTTCTGGAGCAGTGTGGGCAGGACTTTGCGGTTGTCCTTGAATGAATGGCCGAAGTCGCCGCGAACCAGGCCGCCCGCCCAGCGCAGGTACTGGACGTAGAGCGGCCGGTCCAGTCCCATCTCGTGGCGCAGGACCGCGAGGGCGTCCGGGGGTGCCTCTTCCCCGAGAAAGAGCCGCGCCGCGTCACCCGGCACCAGGTTGATGAGCACGAAGATGATGACGCTGACGAAGAACAGCACCGGGATCATCTGGAGCAGCCGGCGGGCGAGGAACAGGGTCACGGGGACAGCCACACCTTGTGGAACCGCATCATCCCGTCCGGCACCTGGACAAACCCATGCACTCTCGCGGACACGAGCTTGTATTCTTTGGGGAAGTGGGTCCACACGTACGGCATGTCGTCGGCGAGGATCTTCGTCACTTCGCCGTAGGCCCGCTTGCGCTGGCTCATGTCGTTGAGCAGGCGGGCGGCGTCCAGGAGTTCCTGCACCTTGGGGTTGGTGTACCCCCCGAAGTTGAACGACCCGATCCCGGACTGAGTGACGTGGGGGTAAATATCGAAGTCCGGGTCCGGCCGCCCGCTCCAGCCAATCTGCCCCGCCTGATGCTGCAGGCGCGCCATCGTGTCCAGCATCGCCCCGAATTCGATCGTCTCGATCTTCATCTGGATGCCCGCCTCGGCGGCCATCGACTGGATCGCTTGGGCGAGGGCCTGATCCTGCTGCCCAGGCAGCGTGAGCATGGTGAACGCGAACCCGTTCGGGCGGCCCGCGGCCTGGAGCTTTTCCTTAGCCAAAGGGAGATTGCGAGACGGGATCTTCCAGCCGGGATCGTACGCCGGGGTCCCGTTCGGGAAGAACGAGAACGCCGGGTACGCCGCTCCCTGCAGCACGACATTTGCGATCACGCTCCGGTCGATCGCCGCGTTGAACGCCTGCCGGAGCAGTTTGCTGTCGAACGGCGGCTTGGTGACGTTCAACCAGACGCCGTACCATTGAAACGCCCCCCGCTCGAGCAATTTGAACCGCGCCCCAGTCTGGGCGGCTTCCTGCGTCAATTGCTTGACCTGGGGCAGCGGAACGATGTTGATGATGTCCACGTCACCCGACTTCAAGTTCGCGACGCGCGCGTTATCGTCGATGATCGGACGGTAGACGATCCGGTCGAGAGACGGCTGTCCCTTCGCCCAGTAATCCGGGGTGCGCTCCAGCGCGATGTGATCCTGTGGGATCTTTTCGACGAACCGAAACGGCCCGGCCCCCACCGGGGCAAGCGCAAAGTTGCCACCCGCCTTCTGAGCGGCGGCGGGAGAGACCATCATCCCGGCGCGATCGGTCAGGACGTAGAGGAGCGGGCTGTAGGGTTTCTCCAGGACGATCTGGACGGTCGCGGAATCGACGGCGACGACGTTCTGGATAGGCCCGATCTCGCTGCGCCGAGCCGAGGGGAACTTGGGGTCCTGCATCCGGTCGAAGTTGTATTTCACGGCCTCGGCGTTGAACGGGGTCCCGTCGTGGAACTTCACCCCTTGCCGGAGCTTGAGCGCCATAGTCTTGCCGTCCGGACTGATCGTCCACGACGTCGCCAGCATCGGGATGATACGCAAGTTCTCGTCGGTGTCGACGAGCTTGTCGTAGAGGCTCTGGAATACCTGTCGGTCGACGGCGGCGGTGGAGCGGTGCGGATCCAGGTTCGGAGGATCACGGTCGAGCGCGGCTCGTAGGGTTCCCCCCTGCCGGCCTCCCTGCGCGAATGCCGCGGCCAGGACGCTGCCGGCGATGACCACGCTCAGGGCGACGACTCCCCATCTGCGCACGGCCGATCCTCCCGGTACGCTCGCGGTCGGGCCGAGCCTCATCACCCCCTCGGCGCGGCGACCCTACTGTCCCAGGCGCACCGTCCGGAACCGCATCATGCCGTCCGGAACGTGGATGAACCCCTGCACCTTGGTGCTGACGAGCTTGTACTCTTTCGCAAAGTA from bacterium includes:
- a CDS encoding ABC transporter permease, encoding MTVAVEAIPSVGRRAVERRGVKHLVRRFARNRLALVGFLLFLVIVFMALLAPWIAPASPVKTDFTAYLQPSGPRHLLGTDELGRDVLSRIIFGSRASLEAGIVSVGLAIAAGLPLGIVAGFYRGRLDDLLMRLTDAMLSFPPLILALAVAAVLGPGLAKAMVAIAVVLTPVFMRIMRAQVLTEREREYVDAARALGAADRRIIWRHLLPNSLAPIVVQGSLNVAGAIITEATLSFLGLGTQPPTPSWGAMLNAAQQYLTQAPWLSFWPGLAIAITVFAVNVAGDGLREIWDPRTR
- a CDS encoding ABC transporter permease — its product is MAVPVTLFLARRLLQMIPVLFFVSVIIFVLINLVPGDAARLFLGEEAPPDALAVLRHEMGLDRPLYVQYLRWAGGLVRGDFGHSFKDNRKVLPTLLQKVPVTAELAAGALLIAWTIAIPAGVLAAWRRRTVVDYSASAVALTGLSIPNFWLGIMLIYLFAVNLRWLPASGYVSPAQDLGRNLRTIVMPAFVLGVVLAAVVMRQLRSSMLEVLGADYVRTASAKGLGARVVLIRHALRNAVIPVITVMGIQLGTLLGGAVITESIFALPGLGRLAVESIYGRDYQMLEGVVLFSAFSILLINLLVDVVYSLIDPRIKLAGARP
- a CDS encoding ABC transporter substrate-binding protein; this encodes MRRWGVVALSVVIAGSVLAAAFAQGGRQGGTLRAALDRDPPNLDPHRSTAAVDRQVFQSLYDKLVDTDENLRIIPMLATSWTISPDGKTMALKLRQGVKFHDGTPFNAEAVKYNFDRMQDPKFPSARRSEIGPIQNVVAVDSATVQIVLEKPYSPLLYVLTDRAGMMVSPAAAQKAGGNFALAPVGAGPFRFVEKIPQDHIALERTPDYWAKGQPSLDRIVYRPIIDDNARVANLKSGDVDIINIVPLPQVKQLTQEAAQTGARFKLLERGAFQWYGVWLNVTKPPFDSKLLRQAFNAAIDRSVIANVVLQGAAYPAFSFFPNGTPAYDPGWKIPSRNLPLAKEKLQAAGRPNGFAFTMLTLPGQQDQALAQAIQSMAAEAGIQMKIETIEFGAMLDTMARLQHQAGQIGWSGRPDPDFDIYPHVTQSGIGSFNFGGYTNPKVQELLDAARLLNDMSQRKRAYGEVTKILADDMPYVWTHFPKEYKLVSARVHGFVQVPDGMMRFHKVWLSP